Genomic window (Achromobacter sp. B7):
GCGAATTCCGGATTGGCTTGATGAGCCGCGATGCTTCCTGGCGGTGGCACGGCGGCGCCAGTGTCCAGTGCTGTTTCTATCCAGAGCGCTATCGCTTCTTTGGCATTTTCGATGGCATCGTCAATGCCCGTGTCGGATGCGGAATAGCAGCCAGGCAGATCCGGTACGACCACGCCCCACGCTTGCGTGTCGCTGCCGGGCTCTATGGCGATGGGGTATTTCATGAGTTTCCTTGGTAAACCTTGAAGAAACCAAAGGCGCCAGCCGTAGCGCCGCGAGCGGTCTACTTCAGTCCTGCCTGCGTCAGCAGCTTGGCGACCAAGCCGATTCCCAAATCCTTTTTCGGATGGGGCACGCTGATATGTCCGGGCTTTGGCGGGTGGACATAAATGTGTTGCAAGCCTCTCGCGTTGCGGTAGACCCAACCCGCCAGGCGGAGCTGTCTGATGATTTCGCGGCTGTCCATGATGCGTACCATACACATCGGAAAGTTGAAAAGGTCGCCAACAGGGACAAACAGGTCCTGGTGTAATGACAGCCCTATGCCAAAATGCACGCCGTTCAATAGTTCAACAGGGGCGGTTCATGCGGCGTATGGGGTGGGCAGTGGCGGGGGTTGTGGTATTGGCGGGGCTTGCCGGTTGTGGCAAGAAGAACGAGTACCCCGAAGGCATACGCCTTGTGACCTATAGCTCGTGCGTGGAAGGCTTTAAGAAAAGCGCCGGGGCGCTGCCGGATGTGGACGCGCGTTCGGCAACGTATTGCAGCTGCGTGCTGGACGGTTTGCAGAAGTCGGTGCCGATCAAGGACTACACCGCGTATGATCGCATGCTGGTCACGGACGAAAAAGGTCCCGAGCGTGACCGCATCGAAAAGCTGGTCAACGGCGTCATCAATATGTGCGTGGAAGCGCAGCTGAAGAAATAAGCGGGCGCGCCGGGCAGGGCGCGTGCCGGCCTGGCGGCCTAGCGGCCCAGCTTCATCGACACGTCGGTGTGGGTGCCTCGGTCCAGGTCGGCGCCCAGTGGCTGGTCCCAGTCGGACAGGTCCAAGAGTTCCGTGCTGACTTCGCCGGCTTCGATGCGGCGCGCGATGTCGTCCAGCAGCAGCGTGCGCGTGGCGAAACCCTTGCCTTGCAGGTCGCGCGCGAACAGGCGGTAAGTCAGGTTGGGCTCTTCGCCCTTCATGACGCCCAGATCAAGAATGCGGCCTTGTTCGTTGCGCATCAGCAGATGCCCGGGGCGTGCATAGATTCGGTAAATGCGCCACGGCGAGGACACCGCGGCATGGTCGCGAGCCACATTGCGCTGGCCGTCGCGCTGCGCAGGGTTGCCCCGGGGCGGCGGCGCGGACGGAAGCAGCTTGACGAAGGCGTTGGCGAATCGGGCGATCGACTTTTTGATGGCGCTCACGCGGGATTCACGATTCGCACAATTGTGCGAGCTGAGCCGGTGGCGATTTTGCACGCGGAAAATTCCGCAGGCGAGCAAATGTGCGCGGTGCGCGGGCAATGATGACGCAAGGCCATACTCCTGTATGGCGATACGGCGAGGCAACGCACGTTCAAAGCACCATGGCGCGAGCATACGCGCTTTATCGTTCGCGCGTATTTGCCGATGTGCCCATGGGGGAAAAAGCCGCTTAATACGCGGCTAACCGTTGGCATCATTTTGTCGTTAATCGAGCATTATTCAACGCGCGCGGGATGAATCCAGTAATTGGAAACGCTAATTGACTTTGCCGACCGCTGCACCCATAGTGGGATTGAAGCTTTTCGAGCATCGTGATTTTCGTCCGGTCTTGCTGCCCACGTGGCGCTACATTGTTCGCTGTCCTTTCCTTGATAGGCTCATCTTCGCGGGCAGTGCCCGCATTTAAAGGAATGAGATTATGGAAACCGGAATCGTGAAGTGGTTTAACGACGCAAAAGGATTTGGCTTCATCATGCCCGAGAACGGCGGCAAGGATTTATTTGCACACTTCTCGGAAATCGTGAGCGACGGACATAAAGTGCTGGTCGAAAACCAGCGCGTCAGCTACGTGACCGCACAGGGCGCCAAGGGCCCTCACGCCACTCAAATCCGCGCTCTGTGAATAAAGGCCCATTGGGCCTTTTTTCCAATTAGGGGGTTATATGTTTCACAATAATATGGTTTACAAGGGCTATCGGCTTACCGCGAACGTGTCGCGGATCGTCGTTGGCGGCACCGGCAGCCCGGCATTTACGGCTACCGTGGCAGTGGAATTGGCCGCTGACCGCGACCAGCTCAACGAACATCACGCCGTACCGCTGTTTGAATCGGGCGGGTTTGTATCCAGCCCCGGCATGGCGGTGGATGCGGCGATCAACCACGGACGGCTTGTCGTTGACGCCCATGCCCGGCCATCTTGATTCCCCGCAGTGCGACGCTGCCCGCTTGCCGACCGGCCGCCCCAATGGGCGGCCTTTTCATTTGTACGGCCGCCTGTAAACTCTGAACACCTAAAAAGCACAGGGGATGCTTGATGGCCGGTAGCAGTTTCTTCGCATTGTTCGATGACATCGCCACCATTCTGGATGACGTGTCGGTGATGACCAAGGTGGCGGCCAAGAAAACCGCCGGCGTGCTGGGCGACGACCTGGCGCTGAACGCCCAGCAAGTAACCGGCGTGCCGGTCAACCGGGAACTGCCTGTGGTGTGGGCAGTGGCCAAGGGATCGTTCATCAACAAGCTGATCCTGGTGCCGTCGGCGCTGCTGATCAGCGCGTTCGTGCCGTGGTTGGTGACGCCGCTGCTGATGCTGGGTGGCGCTTTTCTCTGCTTTGAGGGCGTTGAAAAACTGGCGCACAAGTTTCTGCCGCATGACGAGTCCGACGAAGGCAGCCACGCCGCGCGTGCCCAGGCCTTGCAGGACGAGTCGGTGGATATGGTGGCGTTCGAACGCAGCAAGATCAAGGGCGCGGTGCGAACCGACTTCATCCTGTCGGCGGAAATCATCGTGATCAGCCTGGGCGCGGTGGCCGGCGCCGACTTCACGCGCCAGGTGGCCGTGTTGTCGATCATTGCCATCGCCATGACGATAGGCGTCTATGGCCTGGTGGCCGGCATCGTCAAGCTGGACGACCTGGGCCTGCACCTGAGCCAAAAGCGCGCGCAAGCCGTGGCATGGCTGGGGCGCGGCATCGTCGGCGCGGCGCCGTATCTGATGAAGACCTTGTCGGTGGTAGGCACCGCGGCCATGTTCATGGTGGGCGGCGCCATTCTCACGCACGGCATTCCCCCCGTGCACGCGGCCGTCGAACACGCCGCGGCCGCTATCGGCGGGGGCGCCATGGTGCAGGCGCTGACGTCCACCATGCTGAACGCACTGTTTGGCGTGGTGGCCGGCGCCGTGGTGCTGGGCGTGGTCACCGCCGTCAAGCGGATCTTCAAAAAGCACTGACCTGACGCGGCGAAGGCAGCGTGCCGGGCGCGTGGCGCCCGCGCTGCCGCCACGTGCCACGTGCCACGCGCCACGCGCCACGCGCCACGCGCCAGCGCCAGCGCCAGCCGCCAGCCGCCAGTCGCCACCCGCGCGATCGCCGGGATTGCAAACCGGCGCGCCGCCTCCAAGCCTAGGGAATCCCCTGCCTTGTTGCCTTGAACCGCATCCTCCTAAAATTGGCGCCAATTTATGTGATCATTATTTCGATCTGGCAGCCACCATGCGCCCGCGTGTAACGGCCATGGAGATGAGGAAATCATGCAGTCCAACGCAGCTATCGCTCTGACTCCCGACGCCGCCATGGCTCGGGCCATCTACGACCTGGGCCACAGCACGGTGTTCGCCGCGCGCACCGACCCGCGTTTTTCCTATTGCATGTACGTGCCGCCGCATATCGACACGGCCAGGCACCCCATGGAACTCGTCGTCATCATGCACGGCACGGGCCGCGCCTTTGTGGAATACCGCGACGCCTTCTCGGAGTTCGCCCGCTGGAACGACTGCATCGTGCTGTGCCCGCTGTTTCCGGTGGGACCGCTGGGCGACGGTAACCGCGACGGCTTCAAGCAACTGCGTGAAGGCGACATCCGCTACGACCAGATCCTGTTGGACATGGTGGCCGAAGTGGGCGAGAAGTTCGGCATGCGCTTCGACAAGTTCGGCCTGTTCGGCTATTCCGGCGGCGGCCAATTCGTGAACCGCTTTGCCTACCTGCATCCCGAACGCCTGTGGGCCGTGTCGATTGGCGCACCGGGCTCGGTGACGCTGCTGGACCCCAGCCAGGACTGGTGGGTGGGCGTGCGCGATGCCGAAACGCGCTTTGGCAAGGGTGTGGACATCGAAGCGCTCAAGCAGGTGGCGGTGCACATGATTGTCGGCAAGGCGGACCTGGAAACGTGGGAAATCACGCACCGCGAAGGGGGCAAGTTCTTCATGGCCGGCGCCAATGACGCCGGCAAGACGCGCCCCGAACGGTTGGAATCGCTGCGCCGCTCATTCGAATCGGCCGGAGTGAAAGCCGTGTTGGACCTGGTGGACAACGTGCCGCACGACGGCCTGAAGTGTGTCGGCCACGTGCAGGACTTTCTGGCGCGCGCGCTGCGCAAGCGGCGCAATGCAGAAAACTGAAATCGCGCAAGCCGGGCGCCTTGGCCGCCCGCGCCGTCGCGTCCAGGAATAGGAGAGGGCCATGCTGCGTTTCGCGCTATCCCGAATTGTCATGGCTGTGCCGACCCTGCTGATCGTGGCGGTGGCGGTGTTCGTGATGATCCGGCTGATCCCGGGCGACCCCGCCCAACTACTGCTGGGCGACTTGGCAACGCCGGCCGCGCTGGCGGACCTGCGGGCGCGGCTGGGCCTGGACCAGACCTGGCTGACCCAGTTCGGCATCTGGTTCGGCAACATGCTGCACGGTGACCTGGGGGCGTCCATCAACACCGGGCAGCCCGTGCTGGCGCTGGTGTGGGACCGCTTCCTGATCAGCGGCCGCGTGGTGCTGGTGGCCGTGGTGTTCGCCGCACTGGTCGCGGTGCCGGCCGGCATGATCGCCGCCTGGAAGCAGAACAAATGGCCCGACCTGTTCCTGGTGGGCTCGGCCACGCTGCTGGTGTCGATCCCGACGTTCTGGCTCGGCCTGCTGCTGTTGATCTTCTTCGGCCTGAAATTGCAGTGGCTGCCCGTGGTGGGCTATGTGTCGATCGGGGAAGACTGGAAGGCCGGCCTGCTGTACCTGGCCATGCCGATCCTGACCTTGTTTTTGCACGAGATCGGTGTGCTGATGCGCATGGCGCGCGCCAGCACGCTGGAAGTGCTGAGGCTGGATTACATCACCCACGCGCGCGCCAAGGGGCTGTCCGAATCCGCCGTGCTGATGCGCCACGCGTTTCGCAACGCGTTCGGCCCGACCTGGACGCTGATCGGCCTGGTGCTGGGCAATCTGCTGGGCGGCATCGCCGTGGTGGAAACGGTATTCACCATCCCCGGGCTGGGGCGTCTGCTGGTCGATTCCATCTTTGCGCGCGACTACCCCGTCATCCAGGGCTGTTTGTTGTTCGTGGGCGTGGTCTACGTGGTGGTGAACCTGCTGATCGACCTGTGCTATCCCCTCTTCGACCCGAGAGTAACCGCCGAATGAAAACGCGAATTCCGAAAAGGCGAATTCCCGCCAACGCGCTCCTGGGTGGCCTGATCGTCGGGGCGATGATCGTCGCGGCGCTGATGGGCACTTTCTGGACGCCGCATGACCCGCTGAAGATCAACTTCATCTCGCGCCTGAAGCCGCCCGGCGGCGACTTCCTGCTGGGCACCGACGAGTTCGGCCGCGACGAGCTTTCGCGCTTGTTGGCCGGCGCATCAAGCAGTGTGTGGATCAGCCTGTTGACGGTGACCTTCGCCATCGTCGTGGGCACCGCCATCGGCACGTTGACCGGCTTTGTGCGCGGCTGGACCGACCGCATCATCATGGCCTTCAACAATGCGCTGCTGGCCTTTCCCGGCCTGTTGCTGGCGTTGGGGCTGCTGGCCGTGGTGGGCGCGAACAAGTACGGCATCATCCTGGCGCTGGGCCTGGCGTACACGCCGTCGGTAACGCGCATCGTGCGCGGCACGGTGTTGTCGCTGCGTGAAAAAGAGTTCATCGAATCGTCCCGCGTGCTGGGCAATTCCGAGCTCTACACGATGTTCCGACACGTGCTGCCCAACTGCGTTGCGCCCCTGACGGTGCTGGCCACGTCGATGTTCGGCTGGGTGATCCTGGCCGAAAGCGCGCTCTCCTTCCTGGGCCTGGGGGTGCCGCCGCCCGCGCCCACCTGGGGCAATATGCTGGCCGCCGCGCGCCCGTTCATGGCGCAGGCGTCCTATCTGTCCATTCTTCCCGGCCTGGCCATCGCGCTGGCGCTGCTGGGCATCAACCTGTTGGGCGACGCGGTGCGAGACCGTCTCGACCCCCGCATGAGGGGCGTGCAATGAGCGCACTGGTATCCGTATCGAACCTGACGCTGACCGTCGGGCAGGGCGGCCGCGAGATCGTCAGCGGGGTGTCGTTTGACGTTGCCCCGGGCGAAATGGTCGGCATCGTGGGCGAGTCGGGCAGCGGCAAGACGCAAGCCGCGCGCGCCATCATGGGCCTGACGCCCGCGCCGCTGGTGGTAGCGGGCGGCGCCATCCTGTTCGAAGGCGTGGACGTCACCCAGGTCGACGCGGCAGTGCTGCGCAAGCTGCGCGGCGCGCGCATCGGCATGGTGTTCCAGGAACCCATGACGTCGCTGAACCCGTCCATGCCCATCGGCCGGCAACTGGACGAAGGCTTGAAACTGCATCGCCGCGCGATGTCGCCCGCGCAACGCCGCGAGCGTATTCTTGAAATGCTGCGCCGCGTGGGCATCAGCGACCCCAAAGGGGCGATGGACGCTTGGCCGCACGAGTTTTCCGGCGGCATGCGCCAGCGCATGATGCTGGCCTCGGTAATGTTGCTGGAGCCAGCGCTGCTGATCGCCGACGAGCCCACCACCGCGCTGGACGCCGTGGTGCAACGCGACGTGCTGGAACTGATGGTGGACCTGACCCGCGAACACAACACGGCGGTGCTGATGATCAGCCACGACCTGCCGATGGTGGCGCGCTACACCGAACGCATGGTTGTCATGCAGCACGGCAAAGTGCTGGAAGCCGGCACGACCGCGAGCATCCTGGAACGCCCGCGGCACCCCTACACGCGCAAGCTGCTGGACGCCATGCCGCGCCGCCTGCCGGCCCGCAAGCTGACGCAGGAAGCGCCCATTGTTGAAGTCAGGAACCTGGTGGTGGACTACGCGGGCCATCAGCGCCTGTTCTCGCGCACCGGCGCCAAGCGCGCGCTGGACGGCATCGACCTGCACGTCAAGCCGCGCGAAGTGGTGGCCGTGGTGGGCGGATCGGGCTCGGGCAAGACCACCTTGGGCCGCGCCATTGCCGGGCTGCTTGCGCCTACGTCCGGCCAGATCCTGTTTCGCAACCAGCCGGTGGATCGCCGCTCGGCGGCATGGCGCGACTATCGCCTGAACTGCCAGATGGTGTTCCAGGACCCGTATTCGTCGCTGGACCCGCGCATGACCATCGGCCAGCTGGTGGGCGAGGGCCTGCGCATGGTGGGCGACCTGTCGGCGGCGGACAAGCGCCGCCGCGTGGACGAGGTGCTGGCCGAAGTGGGCCTGGGGTCGGAATACGCCAAGCGCTTTCCGCACGAAATGTCGGGCGGCCAGCGCCAGCGCGTGGCCATTGCCCGCGCTATCGTGCGCCGGCCGGCGTTCGTGATTGCCGATGAACCCGTGTCGGCGCTGGACGTGACGGTGCGTGCGCAGGTGCTGGACCTGTTTGCCGATTTGCAGGAACGCCACGGGTTTTCGTGTCTGTTCATCAGCCACGACCTGGGCGTGGTAGAACAGGTGGCGGACCGCGTGGTGGTCATGCGCAACGGGGCGATTGTGGAGCAAGGCTCGCGCGACGCGGTCTTCGACCGCCCGCAAGAGGACTACACGCGCAGCCTGTTGCAAGCCATTCCCGCCCTGGAATCAACCGAAAGCGGCGGCGTGCGGCTGCGGTGGCGTCTGGACGGGCAGGAACCCATGCGCGCCATCGCCTGATGGCGGGCGGGGAACTCCCCGCTTTCCCTGCAAGGACTTACGCCTAAAATACGCGCTTTGGAATTGATAGACGGGAGTGGTCCATGCCGAAAACGGCAGCGACGCAACCCGGCCTGGTCGACCGTATTGCCCATGATATTCAGTCGGGCGTGTATGGTCCTGGCGCCTGGTTGAAACAGATCGACCTGCAAGAGCGCTATGACGCCAAGCGTTTGGACGTGCGGCGGGCGCTGGACCAATTGGCCGCCAAGCGGCTGATTGCGCACATCCCGAACCGGGGCTATCACGTCTACGCGATGGACCCGGACGTGCATCACCAGATCCGCGATATCCGCATCCTGCTGGAAAGCGGCGCGGCCGCGGACTTGATGCCGAACGTCACCGCCGCCAAGGTGCGCGCGCTGCGCACGCTGGCCGAACGTTTCGCCAAGCTGCTGCAAGACGGCACCTTGTTGGAACAGTACGAGGTCAACCTGGCGTTTCACGCGGCCATGTACGACATGTGCCGCAACCGCGAACTGGCCGCGTTGATCCAGGACACGCGGGCGCGCGGCCCCGCTGCGCCGGCCAAGGAATGGGTGACGCGATCGCGCATCGAAATCTCGGCGCGTGAACACTTCGACATGGTGGATGCGCTG
Coding sequences:
- a CDS encoding GntR family transcriptional regulator, coding for MPKTAATQPGLVDRIAHDIQSGVYGPGAWLKQIDLQERYDAKRLDVRRALDQLAAKRLIAHIPNRGYHVYAMDPDVHHQIRDIRILLESGAAADLMPNVTAAKVRALRTLAERFAKLLQDGTLLEQYEVNLAFHAAMYDMCRNRELAALIQDTRARGPAAPAKEWVTRSRIEISAREHFDMVDALEARDVKRLQKIISQHVGQDIS
- a CDS encoding ABC transporter permease; translation: MKTRIPKRRIPANALLGGLIVGAMIVAALMGTFWTPHDPLKINFISRLKPPGGDFLLGTDEFGRDELSRLLAGASSSVWISLLTVTFAIVVGTAIGTLTGFVRGWTDRIIMAFNNALLAFPGLLLALGLLAVVGANKYGIILALGLAYTPSVTRIVRGTVLSLREKEFIESSRVLGNSELYTMFRHVLPNCVAPLTVLATSMFGWVILAESALSFLGLGVPPPAPTWGNMLAAARPFMAQASYLSILPGLAIALALLGINLLGDAVRDRLDPRMRGVQ
- a CDS encoding type II toxin-antitoxin system HicB family antitoxin: MKYPIAIEPGSDTQAWGVVVPDLPGCYSASDTGIDDAIENAKEAIALWIETALDTGAAVPPPGSIAAHQANPEFAGWVWAIVDIDPAVMDDTIERVNITLPRRILARIDAKARAAGESRSGYIAQLALTH
- a CDS encoding DUF808 domain-containing protein, yielding MAGSSFFALFDDIATILDDVSVMTKVAAKKTAGVLGDDLALNAQQVTGVPVNRELPVVWAVAKGSFINKLILVPSALLISAFVPWLVTPLLMLGGAFLCFEGVEKLAHKFLPHDESDEGSHAARAQALQDESVDMVAFERSKIKGAVRTDFILSAEIIVISLGAVAGADFTRQVAVLSIIAIAMTIGVYGLVAGIVKLDDLGLHLSQKRAQAVAWLGRGIVGAAPYLMKTLSVVGTAAMFMVGGAILTHGIPPVHAAVEHAAAAIGGGAMVQALTSTMLNALFGVVAGAVVLGVVTAVKRIFKKH
- a CDS encoding cold-shock protein, yielding METGIVKWFNDAKGFGFIMPENGGKDLFAHFSEIVSDGHKVLVENQRVSYVTAQGAKGPHATQIRAL
- a CDS encoding ABC transporter ATP-binding protein, producing the protein MSALVSVSNLTLTVGQGGREIVSGVSFDVAPGEMVGIVGESGSGKTQAARAIMGLTPAPLVVAGGAILFEGVDVTQVDAAVLRKLRGARIGMVFQEPMTSLNPSMPIGRQLDEGLKLHRRAMSPAQRRERILEMLRRVGISDPKGAMDAWPHEFSGGMRQRMMLASVMLLEPALLIADEPTTALDAVVQRDVLELMVDLTREHNTAVLMISHDLPMVARYTERMVVMQHGKVLEAGTTASILERPRHPYTRKLLDAMPRRLPARKLTQEAPIVEVRNLVVDYAGHQRLFSRTGAKRALDGIDLHVKPREVVAVVGGSGSGKTTLGRAIAGLLAPTSGQILFRNQPVDRRSAAWRDYRLNCQMVFQDPYSSLDPRMTIGQLVGEGLRMVGDLSAADKRRRVDEVLAEVGLGSEYAKRFPHEMSGGQRQRVAIARAIVRRPAFVIADEPVSALDVTVRAQVLDLFADLQERHGFSCLFISHDLGVVEQVADRVVVMRNGAIVEQGSRDAVFDRPQEDYTRSLLQAIPALESTESGGVRLRWRLDGQEPMRAIA
- a CDS encoding hydrolase, encoding MQSNAAIALTPDAAMARAIYDLGHSTVFAARTDPRFSYCMYVPPHIDTARHPMELVVIMHGTGRAFVEYRDAFSEFARWNDCIVLCPLFPVGPLGDGNRDGFKQLREGDIRYDQILLDMVAEVGEKFGMRFDKFGLFGYSGGGQFVNRFAYLHPERLWAVSIGAPGSVTLLDPSQDWWVGVRDAETRFGKGVDIEALKQVAVHMIVGKADLETWEITHREGGKFFMAGANDAGKTRPERLESLRRSFESAGVKAVLDLVDNVPHDGLKCVGHVQDFLARALRKRRNAEN
- a CDS encoding ABC transporter permease encodes the protein MLRFALSRIVMAVPTLLIVAVAVFVMIRLIPGDPAQLLLGDLATPAALADLRARLGLDQTWLTQFGIWFGNMLHGDLGASINTGQPVLALVWDRFLISGRVVLVAVVFAALVAVPAGMIAAWKQNKWPDLFLVGSATLLVSIPTFWLGLLLLIFFGLKLQWLPVVGYVSIGEDWKAGLLYLAMPILTLFLHEIGVLMRMARASTLEVLRLDYITHARAKGLSESAVLMRHAFRNAFGPTWTLIGLVLGNLLGGIAVVETVFTIPGLGRLLVDSIFARDYPVIQGCLLFVGVVYVVVNLLIDLCYPLFDPRVTAE
- a CDS encoding type II toxin-antitoxin system HicA family toxin; translation: MDSREIIRQLRLAGWVYRNARGLQHIYVHPPKPGHISVPHPKKDLGIGLVAKLLTQAGLK